One window of Tenacibaculum maritimum NCIMB 2154 genomic DNA carries:
- the nadE gene encoding NAD(+) synthase, whose translation MNAQKVTDHIVKWLKDYALNAKVNGFVVGISGGIDSAVTSTLCAKTGLPTLCVELPIHQAKSQVNRANEHIKQLKEQFKNVAEIEADLTSTFENFKTIVPEVTSSPKVDLALANTRARLRMTTLYYFAGLHGLLVAGTGNKVEDFGVGFYTKYGDGGVDLSPIADLVKSEVYTLGAYLNVPESIQKAKPTDGLFGDSRTDEDQIGASYDELEWAMKMQDAGKTEQDFKDRNLEVFKIYTRLNKINQHKMTPIPVCKITADLK comes from the coding sequence ATGAATGCACAAAAAGTTACAGATCATATTGTGAAATGGTTAAAAGATTACGCCTTAAATGCTAAAGTAAACGGCTTTGTTGTAGGTATTTCTGGAGGTATCGATTCTGCTGTAACTTCTACCTTATGTGCCAAAACTGGCTTGCCCACTTTATGTGTAGAGCTACCAATTCATCAGGCAAAAAGCCAAGTTAATAGGGCTAACGAGCATATCAAGCAACTAAAGGAACAATTTAAAAATGTTGCTGAAATTGAAGCTGACTTAACTAGTACTTTTGAGAATTTTAAAACAATTGTGCCTGAAGTTACTTCTTCTCCTAAAGTTGATTTAGCACTTGCTAATACAAGAGCCCGCCTACGTATGACTACCTTATATTATTTTGCAGGATTACATGGCTTATTGGTTGCTGGTACAGGAAATAAAGTAGAAGATTTTGGAGTTGGTTTTTATACGAAATATGGAGACGGAGGGGTGGACCTTAGCCCTATTGCCGATTTAGTAAAATCAGAGGTATATACCTTAGGTGCTTACTTAAACGTACCTGAATCAATTCAAAAAGCAAAACCTACTGATGGTTTATTTGGAGACAGCAGAACTGATGAAGATCAAATAGGTGCTTCATATGACGAGCTTGAATGGGCAATGAAAATGCAAGATGCAGGAAAGACTGAACAAGATTTTAAAGATAGAAACCTTGAAGTCTTCAAAATTTATACTCGATTAAACAAAATCAACCAGCATAAAATGACACCAATCCCTGTATGCAAGATCACGGCCGATTTAAAGTAA
- the gldB gene encoding gliding motility lipoprotein GldB, with amino-acid sequence MRNFLLLSLIFLGMLSCKNNAKSVVDVSDVSVNFATKRFEVDFYNSTEKTLSETKKNYPFLFPKGIHDSVWIRKINDNDERALFEETQKVFQSTGKLEEALLSLFKHIKYYLPNFLAPNVITVQTNIDYDHRVIYADSLLLISLDSYLGTTHEFYNDYPKYVKQNNTKEHLIVDVANAIIKKQLKPSLNRVFLYKMIYEGKKMYLLDAYLPAVSDKEKIGYAAEKFQWTLNNEEEIWKYFIENDLLYDTDTKLNQRFLDIAPFSKFYLGEDNKSPGQIGIWIGWQIVRSFMRNNDVSLQQLLQMREEEIFKKSKYKPRR; translated from the coding sequence ATGCGAAATTTTTTATTGTTATCCCTTATTTTTTTGGGAATGCTTTCTTGTAAAAATAATGCGAAATCGGTGGTAGATGTTTCTGATGTTTCTGTGAATTTTGCAACAAAACGTTTTGAGGTAGATTTTTACAATTCAACAGAGAAAACACTTTCAGAAACTAAGAAAAATTACCCTTTTTTGTTTCCTAAAGGTATTCATGATAGTGTTTGGATACGTAAGATTAACGACAATGATGAGCGTGCACTTTTCGAAGAAACTCAAAAAGTATTCCAGAGTACGGGGAAACTAGAAGAAGCCTTGTTATCATTGTTTAAACATATTAAATATTACCTGCCAAATTTTTTAGCACCTAATGTAATAACTGTGCAAACCAATATAGATTATGATCATAGGGTAATTTATGCAGATAGCCTATTATTGATATCATTAGATTCGTATTTAGGTACAACGCATGAATTTTATAATGATTATCCAAAATATGTAAAGCAAAATAACACAAAAGAGCATCTTATTGTAGATGTAGCTAATGCTATTATAAAAAAGCAACTTAAACCTAGTTTGAATAGAGTTTTTTTGTACAAGATGATTTACGAAGGTAAGAAGATGTATTTGTTAGATGCCTATTTACCTGCCGTTTCAGATAAAGAAAAGATAGGTTATGCAGCGGAGAAATTTCAATGGACATTAAATAATGAAGAGGAAATTTGGAAATATTTTATTGAAAATGATTTGTTATACGATACTGATACAAAATTGAATCAACGTTTTCTAGATATAGCGCCTTTTTCGAAGTTTTATTTAGGAGAAGATAATAAATCGCCAGGGCAAATAGGTATATGGATTGGTTGGCAGATAGTAAGATCATTTATGAGAAATAATGATGTATCTTTGCAGCAGTTATTGCAAATGAGAGAAGAAGAAATATTTAAAAAATCAAAATATAAACCTAGACGATAA